From Callospermophilus lateralis isolate mCalLat2 chromosome 5, mCalLat2.hap1, whole genome shotgun sequence, a single genomic window includes:
- the Csnk1a1 gene encoding casein kinase I isoform X5, whose translation MASSSGSKAEFIVGGKYKLVRKIGSGSFGDIYLAINITNGEEVAVKLESQKARHPQLLYESKLYKILQGGVGIPHIRWYGQEKDYNVLVMDLLGPSLEDLFNFCSRRFTMKTVLMLADQLFLIDFGLAKKYRDNRTRQHIPYREDKNLTGTARYASINAHLGIEQSRRDDMESLGYVLMYFNRTSLPWQGLKAATKKQKYEKISEKKMSTPVEVLCKGFPAEFAMYLNYCRGLRFEEAPDYMYLRQLFRILFRTLNHQYDYTFDWTMLKQKAAQQAASSSGQGQQAQTPTGKQTDKTKSNMKGF comes from the exons ATGGCGAGCAGCAGCGGCTCCAAGGCCGAATTCATTGTCGGAGGGAAATATAAACTGGTACGGAAGATCGGGTCTGGCTCCTTCGGGGACATTTATCTGGCGATTAACATCACCAACGGCGAG GAAGTGGCAGTGAAGCTAGAGTCTCAGAAGGCCAGGCATCCCCAGTTGCTGTACGAGAGCAAACTCTATAAGATTCTTCAAGGTGGGGTTGGCATCCCGCACATACG gtGGTATGGTCAGGAAAAAGACTATAATGTGCTAGTCATGGATCTTCTGGGACCCAGCCTTGAAGACCTCTTCAATTTCTGTTCAAGAAGATTCACAATGAAAACTGTACTTATGTTAGCTGACCAG tTATTCCTTATTGACTTTGGTTTGGCCAAAAAGTACAGAGACAACAGGACAAGGCAACACATACCATACAGAGAAGATAAAAACCTCACTGGCACTGCCCGATATGCTAGCATCAATGCACATCTTGGTATTGAGCAAAG TCGCCGAGATGACATGGAATCGTTAGGATATGTTTTGATGTATTTTAATAGAACCAGCCTGCCGTGGCAAGGACTGAAG GCTGcaacaaagaaacagaaatatgaaaagaTTAGTGAAAAGAAGATGTCCACTCCTGTTGAAGTTTTATGTAAG GGATTTCCTGCAGAATTTGCTATGTACTTAAACTATTGTCGTGGGCTGCGCTTTGAAGAAGCCCCGGATTACATGTATCTGAGGCAGCTATTCCGCATCCTTTTCAG gaccctgaaccaccaatatGACTACACATTTGATTGGACAATGTTAAAGCAAAAAGCAGCACAGCAGGCAGCCTCTTCCAGTGGGCAGGGTCAACAGGCCCAAACCCCCACAGGCAAGCAAACTGACAAAACCAAGAGTAACATGAAAG
- the Csnk1a1 gene encoding casein kinase I isoform X1 encodes MASSSGSKAEFIVGGKYKLVRKIGSGSFGDIYLAINITNGEEVAVKLESQKARHPQLLYESKLYKILQGGVGIPHIRWYGQEKDYNVLVMDLLGPSLEDLFNFCSRRFTMKTVLMLADQMISRIEYVHTKNFIHRDIKPDNFLMGIGRHCNKCLESPVGKRKRSMTVSTSQDPSFSGLNQLFLIDFGLAKKYRDNRTRQHIPYREDKNLTGTARYASINAHLGIEQSRRDDMESLGYVLMYFNRTSLPWQGLKAATKKQKYEKISEKKMSTPVEVLCKGFPAEFAMYLNYCRGLRFEEAPDYMYLRQLFRILFRTLNHQYDYTFDWTMLKQKAAQQAASSSGQGQQAQTPTGKQTDKTKSNMKGF; translated from the exons ATGGCGAGCAGCAGCGGCTCCAAGGCCGAATTCATTGTCGGAGGGAAATATAAACTGGTACGGAAGATCGGGTCTGGCTCCTTCGGGGACATTTATCTGGCGATTAACATCACCAACGGCGAG GAAGTGGCAGTGAAGCTAGAGTCTCAGAAGGCCAGGCATCCCCAGTTGCTGTACGAGAGCAAACTCTATAAGATTCTTCAAGGTGGGGTTGGCATCCCGCACATACG gtGGTATGGTCAGGAAAAAGACTATAATGTGCTAGTCATGGATCTTCTGGGACCCAGCCTTGAAGACCTCTTCAATTTCTGTTCAAGAAGATTCACAATGAAAACTGTACTTATGTTAGCTGACCAG atgatcAGTAGAATTGAGTATGTGCATACAAAGAATTttatacacagagacattaagCCAGATAACTTCCTAATGGGTATTGGGCGGCACTGTAATAAG TGTTTAGAATCTCCAGTGGGGAAGAGGAAAAGAAGCATGACTGTTAGTACTTCTCAGGACCCATCTTTCTCAGGATTAAACCAG tTATTCCTTATTGACTTTGGTTTGGCCAAAAAGTACAGAGACAACAGGACAAGGCAACACATACCATACAGAGAAGATAAAAACCTCACTGGCACTGCCCGATATGCTAGCATCAATGCACATCTTGGTATTGAGCAAAG TCGCCGAGATGACATGGAATCGTTAGGATATGTTTTGATGTATTTTAATAGAACCAGCCTGCCGTGGCAAGGACTGAAG GCTGcaacaaagaaacagaaatatgaaaagaTTAGTGAAAAGAAGATGTCCACTCCTGTTGAAGTTTTATGTAAG GGATTTCCTGCAGAATTTGCTATGTACTTAAACTATTGTCGTGGGCTGCGCTTTGAAGAAGCCCCGGATTACATGTATCTGAGGCAGCTATTCCGCATCCTTTTCAG gaccctgaaccaccaatatGACTACACATTTGATTGGACAATGTTAAAGCAAAAAGCAGCACAGCAGGCAGCCTCTTCCAGTGGGCAGGGTCAACAGGCCCAAACCCCCACAGGCAAGCAAACTGACAAAACCAAGAGTAACATGAAAG
- the Csnk1a1 gene encoding casein kinase I isoform X2, whose product MASSSGSKAEFIVGGKYKLVRKIGSGSFGDIYLAINITNGEEVAVKLESQKARHPQLLYESKLYKILQGGVGIPHIRWYGQEKDYNVLVMDLLGPSLEDLFNFCSRRFTMKTVLMLADQMISRIEYVHTKNFIHRDIKPDNFLMGIGRHCNKCLESPVGKRKRSMTVSTSQDPSFSGLNQLFLIDFGLAKKYRDNRTRQHIPYREDKNLTGTARYASINAHLGIEQSRRDDMESLGYVLMYFNRTSLPWQGLKAATKKQKYEKISEKKMSTPVEVLCKGFPAEFAMYLNYCRGLRFEEAPDYMYLRQLFRILFRTLNHQYDYTFDWTMLKQKAAQQAASSSGQGQQAQTPTGF is encoded by the exons ATGGCGAGCAGCAGCGGCTCCAAGGCCGAATTCATTGTCGGAGGGAAATATAAACTGGTACGGAAGATCGGGTCTGGCTCCTTCGGGGACATTTATCTGGCGATTAACATCACCAACGGCGAG GAAGTGGCAGTGAAGCTAGAGTCTCAGAAGGCCAGGCATCCCCAGTTGCTGTACGAGAGCAAACTCTATAAGATTCTTCAAGGTGGGGTTGGCATCCCGCACATACG gtGGTATGGTCAGGAAAAAGACTATAATGTGCTAGTCATGGATCTTCTGGGACCCAGCCTTGAAGACCTCTTCAATTTCTGTTCAAGAAGATTCACAATGAAAACTGTACTTATGTTAGCTGACCAG atgatcAGTAGAATTGAGTATGTGCATACAAAGAATTttatacacagagacattaagCCAGATAACTTCCTAATGGGTATTGGGCGGCACTGTAATAAG TGTTTAGAATCTCCAGTGGGGAAGAGGAAAAGAAGCATGACTGTTAGTACTTCTCAGGACCCATCTTTCTCAGGATTAAACCAG tTATTCCTTATTGACTTTGGTTTGGCCAAAAAGTACAGAGACAACAGGACAAGGCAACACATACCATACAGAGAAGATAAAAACCTCACTGGCACTGCCCGATATGCTAGCATCAATGCACATCTTGGTATTGAGCAAAG TCGCCGAGATGACATGGAATCGTTAGGATATGTTTTGATGTATTTTAATAGAACCAGCCTGCCGTGGCAAGGACTGAAG GCTGcaacaaagaaacagaaatatgaaaagaTTAGTGAAAAGAAGATGTCCACTCCTGTTGAAGTTTTATGTAAG GGATTTCCTGCAGAATTTGCTATGTACTTAAACTATTGTCGTGGGCTGCGCTTTGAAGAAGCCCCGGATTACATGTATCTGAGGCAGCTATTCCGCATCCTTTTCAG gaccctgaaccaccaatatGACTACACATTTGATTGGACAATGTTAAAGCAAAAAGCAGCACAGCAGGCAGCCTCTTCCAGTGGGCAGGGTCAACAGGCCCAAACCCCCACAG
- the Csnk1a1 gene encoding casein kinase I isoform X3, giving the protein MASSSGSKAEFIVGGKYKLVRKIGSGSFGDIYLAINITNGEEVAVKLESQKARHPQLLYESKLYKILQGGVGIPHIRWYGQEKDYNVLVMDLLGPSLEDLFNFCSRRFTMKTVLMLADQMISRIEYVHTKNFIHRDIKPDNFLMGIGRHCNKLFLIDFGLAKKYRDNRTRQHIPYREDKNLTGTARYASINAHLGIEQSRRDDMESLGYVLMYFNRTSLPWQGLKAATKKQKYEKISEKKMSTPVEVLCKGFPAEFAMYLNYCRGLRFEEAPDYMYLRQLFRILFRTLNHQYDYTFDWTMLKQKAAQQAASSSGQGQQAQTPTGKQTDKTKSNMKGF; this is encoded by the exons ATGGCGAGCAGCAGCGGCTCCAAGGCCGAATTCATTGTCGGAGGGAAATATAAACTGGTACGGAAGATCGGGTCTGGCTCCTTCGGGGACATTTATCTGGCGATTAACATCACCAACGGCGAG GAAGTGGCAGTGAAGCTAGAGTCTCAGAAGGCCAGGCATCCCCAGTTGCTGTACGAGAGCAAACTCTATAAGATTCTTCAAGGTGGGGTTGGCATCCCGCACATACG gtGGTATGGTCAGGAAAAAGACTATAATGTGCTAGTCATGGATCTTCTGGGACCCAGCCTTGAAGACCTCTTCAATTTCTGTTCAAGAAGATTCACAATGAAAACTGTACTTATGTTAGCTGACCAG atgatcAGTAGAATTGAGTATGTGCATACAAAGAATTttatacacagagacattaagCCAGATAACTTCCTAATGGGTATTGGGCGGCACTGTAATAAG tTATTCCTTATTGACTTTGGTTTGGCCAAAAAGTACAGAGACAACAGGACAAGGCAACACATACCATACAGAGAAGATAAAAACCTCACTGGCACTGCCCGATATGCTAGCATCAATGCACATCTTGGTATTGAGCAAAG TCGCCGAGATGACATGGAATCGTTAGGATATGTTTTGATGTATTTTAATAGAACCAGCCTGCCGTGGCAAGGACTGAAG GCTGcaacaaagaaacagaaatatgaaaagaTTAGTGAAAAGAAGATGTCCACTCCTGTTGAAGTTTTATGTAAG GGATTTCCTGCAGAATTTGCTATGTACTTAAACTATTGTCGTGGGCTGCGCTTTGAAGAAGCCCCGGATTACATGTATCTGAGGCAGCTATTCCGCATCCTTTTCAG gaccctgaaccaccaatatGACTACACATTTGATTGGACAATGTTAAAGCAAAAAGCAGCACAGCAGGCAGCCTCTTCCAGTGGGCAGGGTCAACAGGCCCAAACCCCCACAGGCAAGCAAACTGACAAAACCAAGAGTAACATGAAAG
- the Csnk1a1 gene encoding casein kinase I isoform X4 — protein sequence MASSSGSKAEFIVGGKYKLVRKIGSGSFGDIYLAINITNGEEVAVKLESQKARHPQLLYESKLYKILQGGVGIPHIRWYGQEKDYNVLVMDLLGPSLEDLFNFCSRRFTMKTVLMLADQMISRIEYVHTKNFIHRDIKPDNFLMGIGRHCNKLFLIDFGLAKKYRDNRTRQHIPYREDKNLTGTARYASINAHLGIEQSRRDDMESLGYVLMYFNRTSLPWQGLKAATKKQKYEKISEKKMSTPVEVLCKGFPAEFAMYLNYCRGLRFEEAPDYMYLRQLFRILFRTLNHQYDYTFDWTMLKQKAAQQAASSSGQGQQAQTPTGKQTDKTKSNMKG from the exons ATGGCGAGCAGCAGCGGCTCCAAGGCCGAATTCATTGTCGGAGGGAAATATAAACTGGTACGGAAGATCGGGTCTGGCTCCTTCGGGGACATTTATCTGGCGATTAACATCACCAACGGCGAG GAAGTGGCAGTGAAGCTAGAGTCTCAGAAGGCCAGGCATCCCCAGTTGCTGTACGAGAGCAAACTCTATAAGATTCTTCAAGGTGGGGTTGGCATCCCGCACATACG gtGGTATGGTCAGGAAAAAGACTATAATGTGCTAGTCATGGATCTTCTGGGACCCAGCCTTGAAGACCTCTTCAATTTCTGTTCAAGAAGATTCACAATGAAAACTGTACTTATGTTAGCTGACCAG atgatcAGTAGAATTGAGTATGTGCATACAAAGAATTttatacacagagacattaagCCAGATAACTTCCTAATGGGTATTGGGCGGCACTGTAATAAG tTATTCCTTATTGACTTTGGTTTGGCCAAAAAGTACAGAGACAACAGGACAAGGCAACACATACCATACAGAGAAGATAAAAACCTCACTGGCACTGCCCGATATGCTAGCATCAATGCACATCTTGGTATTGAGCAAAG TCGCCGAGATGACATGGAATCGTTAGGATATGTTTTGATGTATTTTAATAGAACCAGCCTGCCGTGGCAAGGACTGAAG GCTGcaacaaagaaacagaaatatgaaaagaTTAGTGAAAAGAAGATGTCCACTCCTGTTGAAGTTTTATGTAAG GGATTTCCTGCAGAATTTGCTATGTACTTAAACTATTGTCGTGGGCTGCGCTTTGAAGAAGCCCCGGATTACATGTATCTGAGGCAGCTATTCCGCATCCTTTTCAG gaccctgaaccaccaatatGACTACACATTTGATTGGACAATGTTAAAGCAAAAAGCAGCACAGCAGGCAGCCTCTTCCAGTGGGCAGGGTCAACAGGCCCAAACCCCCACAGGCAAGCAAACTGACAAAACCAAGAGTAACATGAAAGGTTAG